A window of the Kosakonia radicincitans DSM 16656 genome harbors these coding sequences:
- the hemF gene encoding oxygen-dependent coproporphyrinogen oxidase has translation MTPEIAPVKNALLALQDKICRQLSDIDGATFVEDAWQRAEGGGGRSRVLRDGGVFEQAGVNFSHVHGDAMPASATAHRPELAGRSFEAMGVSLVVHPRNPYVPTSHANVRFFIAQKPGADPVWWFGGGFDLTPYYGFEEDAIHWHRTARDICLPFGEEIYPRYKKWCDDYFYLKHRNEQRGIGGLFFDDLNTPDFDHCFAFMQAVGNGYLDAYLPIVARRKALPYGERERDFQLYRRGRYVEFNLVWDRGTLFGLQTGGRTESILMSMPPLVRWEYNYQPAEGSPEAALSEFIQVKDWV, from the coding sequence ATGACCCCAGAGATAGCGCCAGTAAAAAACGCCCTGCTTGCCCTGCAGGATAAGATCTGCCGCCAGCTTAGCGACATCGACGGCGCGACGTTTGTTGAAGACGCCTGGCAGCGCGCGGAAGGCGGCGGCGGACGCAGCCGCGTGCTGCGTGACGGCGGCGTATTTGAACAGGCCGGGGTCAATTTTTCCCACGTCCACGGCGATGCGATGCCCGCATCCGCCACAGCGCACCGTCCTGAGCTGGCGGGTCGCAGCTTCGAAGCGATGGGCGTTTCGCTGGTTGTGCACCCGCGTAATCCCTATGTTCCCACCAGCCATGCTAATGTGCGTTTCTTTATTGCGCAAAAACCCGGCGCCGATCCGGTGTGGTGGTTTGGCGGCGGTTTCGATTTAACGCCCTACTACGGTTTTGAAGAAGATGCGATCCACTGGCACCGCACCGCCCGCGATATCTGTCTGCCGTTTGGTGAGGAGATCTATCCGCGCTACAAAAAATGGTGCGATGACTATTTCTACCTCAAGCACCGCAATGAGCAGCGCGGCATCGGTGGGCTCTTTTTTGACGATTTGAACACGCCAGATTTTGACCACTGTTTTGCGTTTATGCAGGCCGTCGGCAACGGTTATCTCGACGCGTATTTGCCCATCGTCGCGCGCCGTAAAGCGCTGCCTTACGGCGAGCGCGAGCGCGATTTCCAGCTCTATCGCCGTGGCCGCTACGTAGAGTTCAATCTGGTGTGGGATCGCGGAACGCTGTTCGGTTTGCAAACCGGCGGGCGTACCGAGTCGATTTTAATGTCGATGCCGCCGCTAGTGCGCTGGGAGTATAACTATCAACCCGCCGAAGGCAGCCCGGAAGCGGCCCTCAGCGAGTTTATTCAGGTTAAAGATTGGGTGTAA
- the amiA gene encoding N-acetylmuramoyl-L-alanine amidase AmiA, whose protein sequence is MSTFKPLKTLTSRRQMLKAGLAALTLSGMSRAIAKDETPLKTTTGHSKPKAKKAGARRIVMLDPGHGGIDTGAIGHNGSKEKHVVLAIAKNVRAQLRAQGIDARLTRTGDTFIPLYDRVEIAHQHGADLFMSIHADGFTNPSAAGASVFALSNRGASSAMAKYLSDKENAADEVAGKKTTDKDHLLQQVLFDLVQTDTIKNSLTLGSHILKQIKPVHRLHSRNTEQAAFVVLKSPSIPSVLVETSFITNPAEEKLLGTTAFRQKIATAIADGILSYFSWFDNHKAHVKRRG, encoded by the coding sequence ATGAGCACCTTTAAACCATTAAAAACACTCACCTCGCGTCGCCAGATGCTGAAAGCGGGTCTGGCCGCCCTGACATTGTCGGGTATGTCTCGTGCTATCGCTAAGGACGAGACGCCACTGAAAACCACCACCGGCCACAGCAAGCCAAAGGCGAAAAAGGCCGGAGCACGGCGCATCGTCATGCTCGATCCCGGTCACGGCGGCATTGATACCGGCGCGATTGGCCATAACGGCTCAAAAGAGAAACATGTGGTGCTGGCGATCGCCAAAAATGTCCGCGCTCAGCTACGGGCGCAGGGTATTGACGCGCGTCTGACACGCACCGGCGATACCTTTATCCCGCTCTACGATCGGGTCGAGATCGCCCACCAGCACGGCGCAGACCTGTTTATGTCGATTCATGCCGATGGCTTTACCAACCCGAGTGCAGCCGGTGCGTCGGTGTTTGCGCTCTCCAACCGGGGTGCCAGTAGCGCGATGGCGAAATACCTGTCGGATAAAGAGAACGCCGCGGATGAAGTTGCCGGGAAAAAAACCACCGATAAAGACCATCTGCTGCAGCAGGTGCTGTTCGATCTGGTACAAACGGACACCATCAAAAACAGCCTGACGCTCGGCTCGCATATTCTCAAGCAGATCAAACCGGTCCACCGTCTGCACAGCCGCAATACCGAGCAGGCCGCGTTTGTGGTGCTAAAATCCCCGTCGATCCCCTCGGTACTGGTGGAAACCTCCTTTATCACTAATCCGGCGGAGGAGAAGCTGCTCGGCACCACGGCGTTTCGCCAGAAGATTGCCACCGCCATTGCCGACGGTATTCTGAGCTACTTTAGCTGGTTCGATAACCACAAAGCCCATGTGAAGAGACGCGGATGA
- a CDS encoding GNAT family acetyltransferase, protein MEIRVFRQDDFEEVITLWERCDLLRPWNDPEMDIERKVNHDVSLFLVAEVSGEVVGTVMGGYDGHRGSAYYLGVHPEFRGRGIANALLNRLEKKLIARGCPKINLMVREDNDMVIGMYERLGYEHSDSVNLGKRLIEDEEY, encoded by the coding sequence ATGGAGATACGCGTTTTTCGCCAGGACGACTTCGAAGAAGTGATCACCTTGTGGGAGCGCTGTGATCTGCTGCGACCATGGAATGATCCGGAAATGGATATCGAACGAAAAGTGAATCACGATGTCAGTCTGTTTCTGGTGGCGGAAGTGAGTGGTGAAGTGGTGGGCACGGTAATGGGCGGTTATGACGGCCATCGTGGCTCGGCATACTATCTCGGCGTACACCCGGAATTTCGCGGCCGCGGCATTGCTAACGCTTTGCTTAATCGGCTGGAGAAAAAACTGATTGCCCGTGGCTGCCCGAAAATCAATCTGATGGTACGTGAAGATAACGATATGGTGATCGGCATGTACGAGCGGCTGGGCTACGAGCATAGCGACTCGGTTAACTTAGGAAAACGTTTGATAGAAGATGAAGAGTATTGA
- a CDS encoding DUF2919 domain-containing protein: MKSIDISPSDYDRHGRLRLPFLFWCALVLQARTWILFVMAGASRGQGDALLMLFYPDHNQFWLGLLPGLPAALAFFLSARREHHPRLWRAIYPLMLLVQLALVLWLPSRWFSGEALSGIGLSLLVIDLFILWWLATSRRLRACFYSSDE, translated from the coding sequence ATGAAGAGTATTGATATTTCACCTTCCGACTACGACAGGCATGGACGCCTACGGCTTCCCTTTCTGTTCTGGTGCGCGCTGGTGTTACAGGCGCGTACCTGGATTTTATTTGTGATGGCAGGTGCATCGCGCGGGCAAGGCGATGCGCTGCTGATGCTGTTTTATCCCGACCATAATCAGTTCTGGCTGGGCTTATTGCCCGGCTTGCCTGCGGCGCTGGCTTTTTTTCTCAGCGCGCGCCGCGAGCATCACCCGCGTCTCTGGCGTGCGATCTACCCATTAATGCTGCTGGTACAGTTGGCACTGGTGCTGTGGCTGCCTTCGCGCTGGTTCAGCGGCGAAGCGCTCTCTGGTATTGGGCTTTCACTGCTGGTTATCGACCTCTTTATTCTCTGGTGGCTGGCGACGTCCCGCCGTCTGCGCGCCTGTTTTTATTCCTCAGATGAATGA
- a CDS encoding RpoE-regulated lipoprotein yields the protein MKSLRTFICVLPLALTGCSTLASVNWSAAYPWNWFGSSIEVSENGVGKITASTPLDEQAINDALSGDYHLRSGMKTENGSIVRYFEALKDTQLALVVNGENGAVSRIDVLDSDIATDKGVKIGTPFSAVFDKAFGNCVKGAGDDSTGVECKAPGSQHISYVFTGEWSGPEGLMPSDDTLKNWKLSKLVWRR from the coding sequence ATGAAATCCCTGCGTACTTTTATTTGTGTGCTGCCGCTGGCATTGACCGGCTGCTCAACACTCGCGTCTGTGAATTGGTCGGCTGCGTATCCGTGGAACTGGTTTGGTTCCTCGATCGAAGTGAGCGAAAACGGCGTCGGCAAAATTACTGCCAGCACGCCGCTTGATGAGCAGGCCATTAATGATGCGTTAAGCGGCGACTACCATCTGCGTAGCGGCATGAAAACGGAAAATGGCAGCATTGTCCGCTATTTCGAGGCGCTGAAAGATACCCAACTGGCGCTGGTTGTTAACGGCGAAAATGGCGCGGTGAGCCGCATTGATGTGCTGGATAGCGATATCGCCACCGACAAAGGCGTGAAAATCGGCACACCGTTTAGCGCCGTGTTTGATAAGGCGTTTGGCAACTGTGTGAAAGGGGCGGGCGATGACAGTACTGGCGTTGAATGTAAAGCGCCGGGCAGCCAGCACATTAGCTATGTCTTTACTGGCGAATGGAGCGGCCCTGAAGGGTTAATGCCTTCTGATGACACCCTGAAAAACTGGAAATTAAGCAAGCTGGTATGGCGCCGATAA
- a CDS encoding Dyp-type peroxidase: MSQVQSGILPEHCRAAIWIEASVKGDTDALRAGSKVFVDKLATFQQKFPDAALGATVAFGNNAWRALNGPQGAEELKDFPSYGKGLAPATQHDVLIHILSLRHDVNFSVAQAALEAFGDAIEVKEETHGFRWVEDRDLSGFVDGTENPAGDEKRREVAIIQDGVDAGGTYVMVQRWEHNLKQLNRMSVADQEMMIGRTKEANEEIDGDARPVTSHLTRVDLKEDGKGLKIVRQSLPYGTASGTHGLYFCTYCARLYNIEQQLLSMFGDTDGKRDAMLRFTRPVTGGYYFAPSLDKLLSL, encoded by the coding sequence ATGTCTCAGGTGCAAAGCGGCATTTTGCCGGAACACTGCCGTGCAGCGATTTGGATTGAAGCCAGCGTCAAAGGGGACACAGATGCCCTGCGCGCGGGCAGTAAAGTTTTTGTCGATAAGCTGGCAACTTTTCAGCAAAAATTTCCCGATGCGGCGTTGGGGGCGACGGTAGCCTTCGGTAACAACGCATGGCGCGCGCTGAACGGCCCGCAAGGCGCAGAGGAGCTGAAAGATTTCCCCTCTTACGGCAAAGGTCTGGCTCCCGCCACGCAGCATGATGTGCTGATCCATATTCTCTCCCTGCGCCATGATGTGAATTTTTCTGTCGCCCAGGCCGCGCTGGAAGCGTTTGGCGATGCTATCGAGGTGAAAGAAGAGACACACGGCTTCCGTTGGGTGGAAGATCGCGATCTGAGCGGCTTTGTCGACGGTACGGAAAACCCGGCAGGCGATGAGAAGCGCCGCGAAGTGGCGATTATTCAGGATGGCGTCGACGCTGGCGGCACGTATGTGATGGTGCAGCGCTGGGAGCACAATCTGAAGCAGCTCAACCGTATGAGCGTTGCCGATCAGGAGATGATGATTGGCCGCACCAAAGAGGCGAATGAAGAGATCGACGGCGATGCGCGTCCGGTTACCTCGCACCTGACCCGTGTCGATCTGAAAGAGGACGGCAAAGGGCTGAAAATTGTGCGCCAGAGCCTGCCGTACGGCACCGCCAGCGGCACGCACGGCCTTTACTTCTGTACTTACTGTGCGCGTCTTTACAACATTGAACAGCAACTGCTGAGCATGTTTGGCGATACTGATGGCAAACGCGATGCAATGCTGCGTTTCACCCGTCCGGTAACAGGCGGTTACTATTTTGCGCCGTCGCTCGATAAGCTGCTGTCGCTGTAA
- a CDS encoding sulfate ABC transporter substrate-binding protein, with translation MAVNLLKKGYLTLAAMTLWAAQAQATELLNSSYDVSRELFAALNTPFEQQWAKDNAGDKLTIKQSHAGSSKQALAILQGLKADVVTYNQVTDVQILHDKGNLIPADWQSRLPNNSSPFYSTMAFLVRKGNPKNIHEWSDLVRSDVKLIFPNPKTSGNARYTYLAAWGAADQADGGDKAKTEQFMTQFLKNVEVFDTGGRGATTTFVERGLGDVLISFESEVNNIRKQYEAQGFEVVVPKVNILAEFPVAWVDKNVKANGTEKAAKAYLNWLYSPQAQTIITDYYYRVNNPEVMAKLADKFPQTALFRVEDKFGSWPDVMKTHFASGGELDKLLAAGRK, from the coding sequence ATGGCCGTTAACTTACTGAAAAAAGGATATCTGACGCTGGCAGCAATGACGCTGTGGGCGGCGCAGGCACAGGCGACGGAACTGCTAAACAGCTCTTATGATGTGTCACGCGAGCTCTTTGCGGCGCTGAATACACCGTTTGAACAGCAATGGGCGAAAGATAACGCTGGCGATAAGCTGACGATCAAACAATCTCATGCTGGTTCGTCAAAACAGGCGCTGGCGATTTTGCAGGGGCTGAAAGCGGATGTCGTTACCTATAACCAGGTAACGGATGTGCAGATCCTGCACGACAAAGGCAACTTGATCCCGGCGGACTGGCAAAGCCGTTTACCGAACAACAGTTCACCGTTCTATTCGACGATGGCGTTTCTCGTTCGTAAAGGCAATCCGAAGAATATCCACGAGTGGAGCGACCTGGTGCGTTCCGACGTAAAACTGATTTTCCCGAACCCGAAAACCTCTGGTAATGCCCGTTACACTTATCTGGCGGCGTGGGGCGCAGCGGATCAGGCGGACGGCGGCGATAAAGCGAAAACTGAACAGTTTATGACGCAGTTTTTGAAAAACGTCGAAGTGTTCGATACCGGCGGTCGCGGCGCAACCACCACGTTCGTTGAGCGCGGTCTTGGCGATGTGCTGATTTCCTTTGAATCCGAAGTCAACAACATCCGCAAACAGTACGAAGCGCAGGGTTTTGAAGTGGTGGTGCCGAAGGTCAACATCCTGGCGGAATTCCCGGTGGCCTGGGTCGATAAAAATGTTAAAGCCAACGGGACGGAAAAGGCCGCGAAAGCGTACCTCAACTGGCTCTACAGCCCGCAGGCGCAAACCATCATCACCGATTACTACTACCGCGTGAATAATCCGGAAGTGATGGCGAAGCTGGCGGATAAATTCCCGCAGACCGCGCTGTTCCGCGTGGAAGACAAATTTGGCTCCTGGCCTGATGTGATGAAAACCCACTTCGCCAGCGGCGGCGAGCTGGACAAGTTACTGGCGGCGGGGCGTAAGTGA
- the cysT gene encoding sulfate/thiosulfate ABC transporter permease CysT, whose product MFAGTAKRVLPGFGLSLGSSLFFVCLVLLLPLSALVMQLAQMSWSQYWQVVTDPQVVAAYKVTLLSAFVASAFNGVFGLLMAWILTRYRFPGRTLLDALIDLPFALPTAVAGLTLASLFSVNGFYGEWLAKFDIKVTYTWLGIAVAMAFTSIPFVVRTIQPVLEELGPEYEEAAETLGATRWQSFRRVVLPELSPALMAGVALSFTRSLGEFGAVIFIAGNIAWKTEVTSLMIFVRLQEFDYPAASAIASVILAASLLLLFSINTLQSRFGQRVVGH is encoded by the coding sequence ATGTTTGCAGGAACCGCAAAACGTGTGTTGCCGGGGTTTGGTTTAAGCCTCGGCAGCAGCCTGTTTTTTGTTTGTCTGGTATTGCTGTTGCCGCTGAGTGCTCTGGTCATGCAACTGGCGCAAATGAGCTGGTCGCAATACTGGCAAGTGGTCACCGACCCGCAGGTGGTGGCGGCTTATAAAGTCACTTTGCTGTCGGCGTTTGTGGCATCCGCTTTTAACGGCGTTTTTGGTCTGCTGATGGCCTGGATCCTCACCCGTTACCGTTTTCCGGGGCGTACGCTGCTGGACGCGCTGATTGACCTGCCGTTTGCACTGCCGACTGCGGTGGCCGGTTTAACGCTGGCGTCGCTGTTCTCCGTGAACGGGTTTTATGGCGAGTGGCTGGCGAAGTTCGATATCAAAGTGACTTACACCTGGCTTGGCATCGCAGTCGCCATGGCCTTTACCAGCATCCCGTTTGTGGTGCGCACCATCCAGCCGGTGCTGGAGGAGCTGGGGCCGGAATACGAAGAAGCGGCGGAAACCCTCGGCGCAACGCGCTGGCAGAGCTTTCGTCGCGTCGTGCTGCCGGAACTTTCTCCGGCGTTGATGGCGGGCGTGGCGCTGTCGTTCACTCGCAGTCTCGGCGAATTTGGCGCGGTGATCTTTATTGCCGGTAACATTGCCTGGAAGACCGAAGTCACCTCGCTGATGATTTTTGTTCGTTTGCAGGAGTTTGATTACCCGGCGGCGAGCGCGATTGCTTCGGTGATCCTCGCGGCGTCGCTGCTGCTGCTGTTTTCCATCAACACCCTGCAAAGCCGTTTTGGCCAGCGTGTGGTAGGTCACTAA